In one window of Methanomassiliicoccales archaeon DNA:
- a CDS encoding DNA glycosylase, with the protein MDLGIIDLEHTLSCGQAFRWWKRGESWEGVIGSSLVRLTQKGNEIEVESDLSDKELERYFRADDDYESIIKDISREPYVAALARRYRGLRLLRQDPWECSASYILATFSNIPRIKGMIEKVCTLYGKEIAPGIMSFPRPEDILRDEAAAERCGLGFRCHRFLQFARQVSQGEVDFDCLRGLSYESSHRALVALEGIGDKVADCIALFSLDHLEAFPIDVRISRVLKDRYGMCGSYARLSREARGRFGPYAGYAQEFIYYAEDKKNRQRSVLNPSGS; encoded by the coding sequence ATGGACCTAGGGATCATTGATCTGGAGCATACCCTATCCTGCGGCCAGGCCTTTCGCTGGTGGAAGCGCGGGGAGAGTTGGGAAGGGGTCATTGGGAGTTCCCTGGTGCGCCTGACGCAGAAGGGGAATGAGATCGAGGTGGAGAGCGATCTCAGCGATAAGGAGCTGGAGCGTTATTTCCGCGCCGATGATGATTATGAGAGCATAATAAAAGATATCTCCCGCGAGCCCTACGTAGCCGCATTGGCGCGACGCTACCGCGGTCTCAGGTTGTTGCGCCAGGACCCTTGGGAGTGCTCAGCATCTTACATACTGGCTACCTTCTCCAACATACCCCGCATAAAGGGAATGATAGAAAAGGTGTGCACGCTCTACGGGAAGGAGATCGCACCGGGTATCATGTCCTTCCCCCGACCTGAGGATATTTTAAGGGACGAGGCGGCAGCGGAGAGATGCGGACTTGGCTTCCGCTGTCATCGTTTCCTGCAATTCGCCCGACAGGTGAGTCAGGGGGAGGTCGATTTCGATTGCTTACGAGGCCTTTCATACGAATCCAGCCACCGCGCCTTGGTGGCCTTGGAAGGGATAGGAGACAAGGTCGCGGATTGCATCGCGCTCTTCTCGCTCGATCATCTGGAGGCGTTCCCGATAGATGTGCGCATCAGCCGGGTGCTAAAGGACCGCTATGGGATGTGTGGCAGCTATGCACGGCTCAGCCGTGAGGCGAGGGGGCGCTTCGGACCTTACGCAGGGTATGCTCAGGAGTTCATCTACTACGCCGAGGACAAGAAGAACCGCCAGAGATCAGTGCTCAATCCATCTGGCAGCTGA
- a CDS encoding helix-turn-helix domain-containing protein: MKAIMKIPCELIVWYVLPSIRRELARELVDKHHLSQAEVARRFGVTDAAISQYLKAKRGTSKEIENSGKYEDFRREVEAAAVRMMNGSDIVTETCRICQMVKKSGMLVKVYETHTGVNAPQCVSCQMD; encoded by the coding sequence ATGAAGGCTATCATGAAGATTCCATGTGAGCTCATCGTTTGGTATGTCCTCCCCTCCATTAGAAGGGAGCTGGCAAGGGAATTGGTGGACAAGCACCATCTTAGCCAGGCAGAGGTTGCCAGGCGCTTTGGGGTCACGGACGCGGCAATATCTCAGTATCTTAAGGCAAAAAGAGGAACCAGCAAGGAGATAGAGAACTCAGGCAAATACGAGGATTTCCGACGCGAGGTGGAGGCGGCAGCGGTTCGCATGATGAACGGCTCGGACATCGTGACGGAGACCTGCCGCATATGCCAGATGGTGAAGAAGAGCGGCATGCTGGTGAAGGTGTACGAGACCCATACCGGCGTCAATGCACCCCAATGCGTCAGCTGCCAGATGGATTGA